The bacterium nucleotide sequence TACGCGAGCCAAAGGGCCGCCAGGATCGAGTCACTCTATTCCCCGACTCACTGCGACTCCCACTCCGCGACCACCTCGAACAGACCCGCGCACTCTACGACGCAGATCGACGCAACGGCACCCCCGGCGTCGCCCTCCCCCACGCACTCGCGCGGAAGTATCCACAGGCCCCCTACGAGTGGGGCTGGACATGGATCTTCCCGGCCCCAAACCTTTCAATCGATCCCAGAAGCGGCATCCGACGCCGCCACCACCTTCACGAGAGTGGAATCCAACGAGCGGTCCGGCGAGCAGCAACACGAGCCCACGTGACCAAGAGGGTCACACCTCATACGTTCCGCCACTCGTTTGCGACCCACCTCCTGGAAGACGGCGCGGACATCCGCACCGTCCAGACGCTCCTCGGACACAAGGACGTGAAGACGACGATGATCTACACCCACGTCCTTGACCGCGGCCCC carries:
- a CDS encoding integron integrase, encoding MRVRHYSLRTENAYVGWIKRYIHHHGLRHPDEMGNIEVVEFLSDLAVRGEVSASTQNQALAALIFLYREILGRELEGLDSAVRARTPKHLPVVLTRQEVKAVLETLDGVQAFVAGLLYGSGLRLLECLGLRIHDLDPDRHQILVREPKGRQDRVTLFPDSLRLPLRDHLEQTRALYDADRRNGTPGVALPHALARKYPQAPYEWGWTWIFPAPNLSIDPRSGIRRRHHLHESGIQRAVRRAATRAHVTKRVTPHTFRHSFATHLLEDGADIRTVQTLLGHKDVKTTMIYTHVLDRGPMAVQSPFDRL